The Deinococcus metallilatus genome segment GTATGCGGCTGGCGGCGCGGTTTGAATACCAGCTCGTCGGGGGAAGCCCGCACCGCCTGTCCGCCGAAGTCCACCGTCAGTTCACCTTCCAGTACGTACGACCACTCGTCCTCGTGGCTGTGGGTGTGGGGCGGCGACCCCAGCGCGCCGACTTCGAGCACATGTTCGAGCAGGGCGAAGGCACCGGCAGTCTGACTCCCGGAAATCAGGGTGGTGACGCTGAGGGCCCCGATGCGGTGGGTGGGGCGGGTCAGGTTGCTGGTCGCCGAAGGCTGGATCATCAGGCTCACTCCTTACGTTCTGTGAGAACGAATGGCGCTGGGGGCCAGGAACACGTTGCCGCGCCTGGCCCCCCTGCTTCAGCCGTTACTTGACCGTCAGTTCCTGGAGCATCCCCATCCGGGCGTGCTCCATGCCGTTCTTGCTGGCCACGAAGCACACCACCGCGTACTGGCCGGGGGTGAGGTTCCAGGTCACGTCCTCGGCCTGGCCGGTGGTGAGCACCTGGGCGAAGACCGAGTGCTCGAAGTCCACCGGGGGCGGCCCGGACTGGTCGCTGCTCATGATGGCGTTCATCACGTCCTGCATCGTCTTGCCGGGCAGCAGCCTGGCGAGCAGCGCGAAGTGCGGCTCCTGACCGGAGTTCATGACGTGCCAGGTGTGGGGGCCTGCCGTCACGTTCGTGGGCAGCACGAAGCGGTAGTCCACCATATTCACGGTGTAGTCGGCTCCCGCAGGCGCGTTGCTCAGTTCCGGACCGGTCACGGTGAGGGGCTTCTCGTAGCCCAGGGAGAGGGCGGTCTTGTGGGTGGCCTCGTCGGCGTCGAGGGAGGCCAGGATGTACGTGCCGGGCGGCAGATGGAGGACCGCCGAGTCACTTTTGCCCGGCTGCACGTCCCCGACCCCGCCCAGCACGTCCACCATCTGACCGAGGTTGTAGTCGGCGTCCTTGGCCGCCATGGTCGCCACGGCGGTTCCGGCGGCCCGGAACTGCGCCTCGGTGACGCCGGGCTTGAGGCGGAAGACCCCCACGTCCACCGGCATCCCGGACGTGTTCTGGAGGTTCACCTGGACGTAGCCCGCCTGCACCGTGGCGGGACCGGCGTAGCCCTGGCCGGTGGCGGTCAGGTTCAGCACAGTCGGGGCCGCCGAGGCCGTGCCGAGGGCGAGGACGAGGGGGGCCAGCAACTGCACGTGGTTCATGCTTCCTCCTGGGACCGCCGGGGCGGCTCGTGGGGTGTCCGGGGATCGCGGCCGAGGTGGGCCTTCAGGTACTCCAGCAGCCCGGCCAGCGAGCCGAAGTACAGGCGCAGACCGCTGCCGACGTGATAGAGGCTGATGTGGCCGCCGTCCGGCGGGGTGGATTCGGTCGACAGGCGCAGCACATACACCTGCTCCTGAGCGTCTGCCATGGGCCTCCTTCCGGGGCGGGGCAAGCCTGAGCGCCAGCCAAGAATGGTGGAGCCACTGGGCGGATGAGGACAGCGGGATTCGCGGCTTCAGCCTCCCGAGGCGGGGCTGGAGCGTGCTCCCGTCCGCCTGTAACCCAGGGTAAGAAAGGCACCATGACCCGCCAGTGACGGCCCGGGCCAAGCGAGCGGAGGCGGCCGCCCGGCACGCCATATCAAAACCGCCCGCGCTGGCCGGGTCATTTCAAAAGGGCCTTCAGGGGCCGGGGGGGTCCAGGCGGCCCAGCAGCCGGGCGGCGAGGGCCCGGCTCTCCGGTTGCTGCTGGAGGCGGGTCAGCACGGCGCGCAGGGCGCCGCTGGCCTGCCACTCACGGTAACGGCGGTAGCAGGTGGCCGCCGAGGGCAGGTGGGCCGGGAAGGGGCGGTGCCAGGCCGCGCCGCTGCTCAGCGCCCAGAGCACGCCGTCCAGCACCGCGCGCGTGTCGCGCCGGGGCCGACCGGTGCCCGGGCCTGTCACCGTCAGCAGTTCCTGCACCTGGGTCCACTGCGCGTCCGTCAGGGGGTGCCAGGCGGGGGGGCCGGACGCCTCCCCCGACAGCAGGGCACGGTGCAGCGGCAGCGCCAGAAAGGCCGCGCGGTGCTCGGGCGGAACGTGCGCGTCGGCCTGACCGAGCAGGCGGTCTTGCGCCGCGGTTCGCGCCTGACCGGCCGCCGGGTCGCCCAGGCGGTCCAGCGCCGCCACCCGGGCCGCCTCGGCCTCGGGCCACGGGAGGTCGGCGGTGCTGTAGGTCCGGAGCAGGGTGCACGCCTGGTCGGCGTGGTCGAGCGCCTCCGCCGCCTGCCCGAGCGCCAGGAGGGCCTGGGCGGCGCGGGTGTGGGCACAGGCCTGAAGGCCGCCGTGGTCCAGGGCCTGCGCCTCGCGGATGGCGGGCCGCGCCGTCGCCAGCGCCTCGTCGGGCGCGGCCCAGCGCGCCTGCCACAGGCGCAGGCGCAAGCGGGTGGTGGCCGGGCCACCCTCGCCCAGCCGTTGCCCGGCCCGGGCGAGGGCCGCCGCCGGATCGCTCCCCGCCAGCGCGCAGGCCCGCACCTCGCTGAGGTGCACCAGCAGCCGTTCGGCGTCGCGGGTGTGCTCGGCCTCCGCGAGTGCCAGCGCGCCGTGGGCCTCGCGGAAGCGGCCCAGGGAAGCCCACAGGTCGGCCAGTGCCGTGTGGGCATAGGCCTGCGGCAGACCGTGCGCCCGGGCCAGGTGCAGGGCCGCCGCCAGGTGGTCTTCCGCCTCGCCGAAGTGGCCGAGCTGTGACAGGGCCGCGCCCAGCTGGGTCCGCACCCGCCGCTCGATATTGGGGGCGCCCTGGAGGTCGCGGCACACCTCCAGCGCCTCCAGAAAGCGCGGCACCGCCTCACGGGCGCGCCCGCCCTGGAGGAGGCTGCCGCCCCAGTTGCCCAGCACGATGGCGCGGTGGTCCTTTTGCCCCAGCGCCGCGAACAGCCGCTCGACCTGGGCGTAGCGCCGGGCGGCCTCCTGGCGGCGGCCCTGGTAGTCCAGCACCAGGGCCAGGTCGTTGATGGTGTCGGCCTGCGCCGAAACCAGGCCCAGTTCCCCGAACATGACCTCCACCTGCGCGTACCCCGCGGCGGCCTCGTCCAGCCGTCCCTGCGACCACAGGCTCAGGGCGACCGTGCCCAGCAGGCGGGCCCGGAGTTCGGGGGCGGCCGTGTCCGCGAGGAGGTCCAGCCCGGCGCGGGCGGTGGCCTCGGCGGCGAGCGGGTCCTGCTGGCGGTGCTGCAACTGCGCGCGGTGGCCGTGCGCCCGTGCGCGCTGCTCCGGCGTGTGGGCCAGCGCCTCCATGCGCGCCACCACCGCCTCGTGCCCGGCGCCGTGGTCGGCTTCCAGCAGCGCCTCCGACTGCTGCTCCAGCGCCCCGAGGGCCGCGCCCGTGTCGCCCGCCGCCTCGAAGGCGCTGGCGGCCTGACCGAACAGCGTCGCCGCCTCGGCCAGCCGGAACTGGCCCACGGCTTCCCGGGCGGCGGCGAGCCAGTGGGGGGCCGCGCGGCGCGGCTCGCCTCCGGCCTGCCAGTGGCCCGCGATCCGCGCGGGGGCGCCCGTGAACGCTTCCAGGGCCGCCGCCGCCCGGCGGTGCAGCAGGGCGCCCAGGGCCGAGGGCAGGCCGCCGAGCACGCCCTCGGCCAGCAGGTCGTGGAGAAAGGCGGCGTCGCGCAGCACCTGGGCGGCCTCCAGCTCCTGCCAGGCGGCGCTCAGCGCCAGCGGCGGCTGGTCCAGCATGGCCGCCGCCGTTTCGGGGCCGAAGTCCACCCCCAGCACCGCCGCCGCCCGGGCCAGGTTCAGGGCCGCCGAGGAGAGGTGTTCCAGCCGCTGGCCGAGCAGGCTTCCGAGCCGGGAGGGCTGGCCTGCCGCGTCACCCGAGGTGAGCAGGTGCCGGGCCGTTTCCAGCACCATCAGCGGATTGCCCCCGGACGCCAGCGCGATGGCCTCGCCCTGCCCCCGCAGCTCCGGCACCTCCAGGCTGCCCACCAGGTCCATCACCTGCGCGGCCGTCAGCGGCGTGAGGGTCAGCCGCACGGCCAGGCCCGCGGAGACGAGGTCCCCGAGCCGCCGCTCCAGCGCCGGGGCCAGCTGGCCGCTGCGGTAGACGTGGATGGTGCGCAGGGGCGCCCCGGCCTTCCCCCACAGCGCCGAGAGGCTGTGTTCGCCCGCCTCGACGCTGGCCTGGTCCACGAATTGCAGGTCGTCGAGCGCCACCACCCGCAGGCCCGCCGCCGCTGCCAGCAGCAGCACCTCGGTCTTGGCCTGATAGAAGCGCAGCCGCTGCGAGTCCTCCGTGATCGGCGGGGGGGGCTCGCCCAGCTCGGGCACGATTCGCGCCAGTTCCCGCCGCACCCAGGGCGGCAGGTCCAGCCCCGGAAACGCCCGCAGCAGCGCGCGGTAGGTCCGGGCATGGGTGCTGTACGGCACCAGCCGGTCTCCGGGCCGACCCTCGAAGACCACCGCGCCGCCGTGGGCCGCCACGAAGTCGTGCATCAGCCGCGACTTGCCCACCCCCGGCTCGCCTTGCAGGAGGATACCCTGGCCCTCGTCCCAGGCCCGCTGCATCGCCTGCCAGACCTCGTCCCGGCCGATCAGGCGCGGCGGGCGCTGCACCGACAGCGGGAGGACCGCCGCGCGCTGCACCGGCACCCGGCCGCGCTCCACCTCGCGTGCCAGGGCGACCGTCTCGGGGCTGGGGTCCAGGCCCATCTCCCGCCGCAGCAGCGCCTGGCAGCGGTGGTAGGCCGCCAGGGCCGCGGCCCGGTCGCCGTGCAGGTGAGAGAGGCGCATCTGGAGGCGCCAGAGTTCCTCGCTGAGGGGGTCGAGGTCCAGCAGCACCGCGCAGAGGTCGAGGGCGGCGCGCAGCTCGCCCGCCTGCTGCGCCTCCTCCAGTTCGGCGCGCAGTTCCCGCAGCCGGGCGGTGCGCTGGCGCTCCCGGACCGCCAGCAGCCAGTCGCTCAGGTCGGGCAGGTCCCCGTACTCGTGGCCGTCCAGCAGGGCCAGCGCCTCGGTGGGAGCCAGCGGCCCGGACAGGCAGAGCCGCGCGTCACCCCCGACCCGGGGCAGACCGGGCAGCAGGCGCAGGCGGCGCAGCATCTGGCTGAGGTTGTTGCGGGCCGTGGCCTCGGCCACCTCGGGCCAGAGCAGCCCCGCGAGCCGTGAGCGCGAGGTGGGCCCTTCCAGCGAGAGCACCGCGACCAGCGCCGCCGTCCGGCGATCCAGCCGGGCGAGCGCGGGCGGGGGCGCAGCACGCCGCGTGGCTTCAGCGTCCATGCATCAGTGTAGGGGGAGCGGTCACGCCGCGAAAGCGCCGGTCCTCCGGCCGCTCTCTCCCCTGGGCTCATTTGGGGTACGTTGGCTGCGGCCGGGCCTGCGCGGCAGGAGACTTGTGAATGTCGGCTGACCGCTGGAGGGGGAGGACATGGCAGGAGATGGGGAGACGGGGGCGCAGCATCAGGACATCTCGGCGGACCGGGCCGGGACGGTCAGCGAGCGTCCCTGGGGGGAAACGCCGGATGGCCGGAGCATCACCCTCTATGAATTGGAGACACCGGGCGGCCTGCGGGCCGGGATCATGACCTACGGCGGCGTGCTGGTCCGCCTGTTCACTCCCGACCGGCACGGCCTCCCCGGCGACATCGTTCTCGGACATGACCGCCCGGAACCGTACTTTGACCGGACCTCGTCCCCGTTCTTCGGTGCCCTGATCGGCCGCTACGCCAACCGGATTGCCGGGGGCCGCTTCACCTTGCAGGGCCGGACCTACCAGCTCGCACAGAACGACGGCCCCAACGCGCTCCACGGGGGCGAGCGGGGGTTCGACCAGCGCCTGTGGGACGGACACGCCTTTGTCGGGGAGGACGGCCCCGGCGTGATGCTGACCTACCTCAGCCCCGACGGGGAGGAAGGCTATCCCGGCAACCTGGCCGTTCGGGTGACCTATACCCTCACGCTGGCCGGTGCCCTGCGAATCGATTACGCCGCCACCACCGACGCCCCGACCCCTGTGAACCTCACCAACCACACCTACTGGAACCTCACCGGCAACGCTGGCCGGGACATCCTCGGTCACGAGTTGACCGTGCAGGCGGAGGCCATCACGCCGGTCGACGCTGGCCTGATTCCCACCGGTGAACTGAGGGAGGTCGCGGGAACGCCCTTCGACTTCCGGGAAGCGCGGCGGATCGGGGCGCGCGTGGACGAGGGCGACGAGCAGCTGCGGTACGCGGGAGGTTACGACCATAATTTTGTGCTGCGTGGCGGAGCGGCGCTCCACCCGGCGGCGAGGCTGTATGACCCGGCAACGGGACGGCAGGTGGAGGTCAGCACGACCGAACCGGGCCTCCAGGTGTACTCCGGGAACTTTCTGGACGGCCGCATCACCGGGAAGGGCGGACAGCGGTACGGGCACCGCTGGGCGGTGTGTCTGGAAGCGCAGCACTTCCCCGATTCCCCCAACCAGCCGCAGTTTCCACCAGCGGTGCTCCTGCCCGGCCAGCACTTCTCTTCCCGCACCGTCTACGCCTTCTCCACGCGCTGACACCCGCTCCTGTCCGGCCACACTGGCAGCGTGAGCGTGGCCGCAGGTCGGTGTCACTCATGAAGCCGCTCCGACGCCGGAGCCCTCCCCGGGTAAGTCGCGGGGTCGCCCCGCCGGGAGAAGTCTTCCAGCGCCCACCCCACCGGGCGAAGGTGGTCAGGCCCCGGAATACTGCTCGTCGGTGACGTGTTCCAGCCAGTCCACCGCCTTGCCGTCCAGTTCTTCCTGAATGGCGATGTGGGTCATGGCGGCCTGCGGTGCGGCGCCGTGCCAGTGCTTCTCGCCAGGTGGGAACCACACCACGTCCCCGGGGTGAATCTCCTCGATGGGGCCGCCCTCGCGCTGGACCAGGCCACGGCCACCGGTGACGATGAGCGTTTGGCCAAGTGGGTGCGTATGCCAGGCCGTCCGTGCGCCCGGCTCGAAGGTCACGCTTGAGCCTGTAGCGCGGGCGGGCGCTTCGGTCTGAAGCAGCGGGTCAATCCGCACGTTGCCGGTAAACCACTCCGCTGGCCCCTTCCCGGAGGCGCGTGTCCCACTTCGGATGATGTTCATCGTCTTACTCCTTGACCGCGTTATCTTCCCGCCCACTTTTCGAGTTCCGCTGGATATCCGGCTCCCTGCATTTCTCAGTGTGCGCCGCATCCGCCGAGCTCGCCAACGGTGGCTCTTCCTTAAACCACCCCTTACTCTCGTGGGAAAGTGCCCGCCGCTGGCGGAATCCTGGGGCCTGACTTCATCGTTCCAGCTCAAGGCCCTCATCCGGGGGCCTTCAGATGAGGTATGCGTCTTCCTGCTCTCCGGCAAGCGGGGTTGTCTGCGGGCCTGCTCGGTCTCCTGCTGCCTTCCTGTGCCATCGTCCGGCAGCCGGACACCTCCAGCCCCAACGCCGGATTGACCCTTCCTCCCGGTTTTCAGGTGACTGTCTATGCGGACGGGATGAAAAAGCCGCGTCTGATGGCCCTGGCTCCGAATGGCGACCTGTTCGTGAGCGACAGCGCGGCGGGCCGGGTGTATGTGCTGCCCGACCGTGACGCGAATGGACAGGCCGATGGGCGCGAGGTCTTCGCGGAGGGCCTCAACGAGCCGCACGGCCTGGCGTTTCACGGCGGTTTCCTGTATGTGGCGGACACCGACAGCGTGGTGCGCTTCCGCTACACCCCGGGCGATCTGAGGGCGGCCGCCGCGCCGGAAAAAATCCTTGACCTGCCGACCGGGGGGCGGCACACGACACGGACGCTGGTGTTCGGGCCGGACGACCGGATGTATGTGGCGGCGGGCAGCAGTTGCAACGTGTGCGAGGAGAGTGACCCCCGGCGGGCCGCCGTGTGGGTTTATGACGCCGACGGGCAACATGGCCGCCCCTTTGCCACGGGACTGCGGAACGCCGTGGGCCTGGAATGGTTCGGCGGGGCGCTCTACGCCACGGCCAACGGGCGGGACCTGTTGGGCAACGACCTGCCCCCGGAAGCCTTTTTCCGCCTGCGTGACGGTGGGAATTACGGCTGGCCCTACTGCTACCCCCTGAACGGCAGGCAGGTCTGGGACGAGGCCTTCGGCAAGAAGAACCAGGCGTACTGCGACGCGGCGGAGCCCGCCTTCGCCACCACCACCGCCCACGCCGCACCCCTGGGATTGGCGTTCTACACCGGTACGGCCTTCCCGAACGAGTACCGGGGCCTGATGTTCGTGGCCCTGCACGGCTCGTGGGACCGTGAACCGAAGTCGGGATACAAGGTCATCACGGTCAACCCCCAGACCGGCGAGGTGCGGGATTTCCTGACCGGCTTTCTGAAGGGACTGACGACCACCGGCCGCCCGGTGGACCTCCAGGTCGCGCCCGATGGTGCCCTCTTCCTTACGGATGACGGGAATGGCCTGATCTACCGTATCAGCTACGTCCCAGGCCATCCTTGACGCTGGGACGTGGCCGGGGCCTCTGGGTGCGAATGGTCTTCATTCCTCCGTTTCGAGGGACTGCGCGATGCGCTTGGCCTGCTCGAAGGCGTACTGTCCCAGAAAACCCGCATCCCGGCGCCTGAGCTGTTCGCCGTGGTCCCGCAGCCCCGCGAGCCTCAGCCGCGAGGGTGGGGAATAGGGCACGTTCGCATTCTGGCAGGCACACCACACGGCGGGGCGGAAGATGGCCTCCGTGTAGTCGAACACGAGCTGGAGGGCC includes the following:
- a CDS encoding aldose epimerase family protein — translated: MAGDGETGAQHQDISADRAGTVSERPWGETPDGRSITLYELETPGGLRAGIMTYGGVLVRLFTPDRHGLPGDIVLGHDRPEPYFDRTSSPFFGALIGRYANRIAGGRFTLQGRTYQLAQNDGPNALHGGERGFDQRLWDGHAFVGEDGPGVMLTYLSPDGEEGYPGNLAVRVTYTLTLAGALRIDYAATTDAPTPVNLTNHTYWNLTGNAGRDILGHELTVQAEAITPVDAGLIPTGELREVAGTPFDFREARRIGARVDEGDEQLRYAGGYDHNFVLRGGAALHPAARLYDPATGRQVEVSTTEPGLQVYSGNFLDGRITGKGGQRYGHRWAVCLEAQHFPDSPNQPQFPPAVLLPGQHFSSRTVYAFSTR
- a CDS encoding PQQ-dependent sugar dehydrogenase is translated as MRLPALRQAGLSAGLLGLLLPSCAIVRQPDTSSPNAGLTLPPGFQVTVYADGMKKPRLMALAPNGDLFVSDSAAGRVYVLPDRDANGQADGREVFAEGLNEPHGLAFHGGFLYVADTDSVVRFRYTPGDLRAAAAPEKILDLPTGGRHTTRTLVFGPDDRMYVAAGSSCNVCEESDPRRAAVWVYDADGQHGRPFATGLRNAVGLEWFGGALYATANGRDLLGNDLPPEAFFRLRDGGNYGWPYCYPLNGRQVWDEAFGKKNQAYCDAAEPAFATTTAHAAPLGLAFYTGTAFPNEYRGLMFVALHGSWDREPKSGYKVITVNPQTGEVRDFLTGFLKGLTTTGRPVDLQVAPDGALFLTDDGNGLIYRISYVPGHP
- a CDS encoding cupin domain-containing protein gives rise to the protein MIQPSATSNLTRPTHRIGALSVTTLISGSQTAGAFALLEHVLEVGALGSPPHTHSHEDEWSYVLEGELTVDFGGQAVRASPDELVFKPRRQPHTFLNLGDVPVRFLELIAPAPFERYFEQLAPLVPEHAPPDVPAILGLAARYGLEMHLNDLPRLAQQYRLTLPGLLAE
- a CDS encoding (R)-mandelonitrile lyase → MNIIRSGTRASGKGPAEWFTGNVRIDPLLQTEAPARATGSSVTFEPGARTAWHTHPLGQTLIVTGGRGLVQREGGPIEEIHPGDVVWFPPGEKHWHGAAPQAAMTHIAIQEELDGKAVDWLEHVTDEQYSGA
- a CDS encoding transposase codes for the protein MDAEATRRAAPPPALARLDRRTAALVAVLSLEGPTSRSRLAGLLWPEVAEATARNNLSQMLRRLRLLPGLPRVGGDARLCLSGPLAPTEALALLDGHEYGDLPDLSDWLLAVRERQRTARLRELRAELEEAQQAGELRAALDLCAVLLDLDPLSEELWRLQMRLSHLHGDRAAALAAYHRCQALLRREMGLDPSPETVALAREVERGRVPVQRAAVLPLSVQRPPRLIGRDEVWQAMQRAWDEGQGILLQGEPGVGKSRLMHDFVAAHGGAVVFEGRPGDRLVPYSTHARTYRALLRAFPGLDLPPWVRRELARIVPELGEPPPPITEDSQRLRFYQAKTEVLLLAAAAGLRVVALDDLQFVDQASVEAGEHSLSALWGKAGAPLRTIHVYRSGQLAPALERRLGDLVSAGLAVRLTLTPLTAAQVMDLVGSLEVPELRGQGEAIALASGGNPLMVLETARHLLTSGDAAGQPSRLGSLLGQRLEHLSSAALNLARAAAVLGVDFGPETAAAMLDQPPLALSAAWQELEAAQVLRDAAFLHDLLAEGVLGGLPSALGALLHRRAAAALEAFTGAPARIAGHWQAGGEPRRAAPHWLAAAREAVGQFRLAEAATLFGQAASAFEAAGDTGAALGALEQQSEALLEADHGAGHEAVVARMEALAHTPEQRARAHGHRAQLQHRQQDPLAAEATARAGLDLLADTAAPELRARLLGTVALSLWSQGRLDEAAAGYAQVEVMFGELGLVSAQADTINDLALVLDYQGRRQEAARRYAQVERLFAALGQKDHRAIVLGNWGGSLLQGGRAREAVPRFLEALEVCRDLQGAPNIERRVRTQLGAALSQLGHFGEAEDHLAAALHLARAHGLPQAYAHTALADLWASLGRFREAHGALALAEAEHTRDAERLLVHLSEVRACALAGSDPAAALARAGQRLGEGGPATTRLRLRLWQARWAAPDEALATARPAIREAQALDHGGLQACAHTRAAQALLALGQAAEALDHADQACTLLRTYSTADLPWPEAEAARVAALDRLGDPAAGQARTAAQDRLLGQADAHVPPEHRAAFLALPLHRALLSGEASGPPAWHPLTDAQWTQVQELLTVTGPGTGRPRRDTRAVLDGVLWALSSGAAWHRPFPAHLPSAATCYRRYREWQASGALRAVLTRLQQQPESRALAARLLGRLDPPGP